A region from the Oceanidesulfovibrio marinus genome encodes:
- a CDS encoding CD3072 family TudS-related putative desulfidase, producing the protein MKRGKRILVVCHCLLNANAKVVPLATCPGVCMEPLRASIEAGVGLVQLPCPETVAMGMRRFGMTKEQYEHAAFRRQCRAMLEPVLDQIQAFAAAGYEITGLVGVDGSPNCGVRTTCFGYEGGEISAPESNIPEQLANITFGPGQGVFMEELLAGLGARHIDVPLFAVEESNPEQLVAVDRRTS; encoded by the coding sequence GTGAAACGCGGCAAGCGCATTCTCGTCGTCTGTCATTGTCTGCTCAACGCCAACGCCAAGGTCGTTCCGCTGGCCACCTGCCCGGGCGTGTGCATGGAGCCCCTGCGCGCCAGCATCGAGGCGGGCGTGGGCCTGGTGCAGCTGCCGTGCCCGGAGACCGTGGCCATGGGCATGCGCCGCTTCGGCATGACCAAGGAGCAGTACGAGCACGCCGCTTTCCGCCGGCAGTGCCGGGCCATGCTGGAGCCTGTCCTTGACCAGATTCAGGCGTTCGCCGCGGCCGGGTACGAGATTACCGGCCTCGTGGGTGTGGACGGCAGCCCCAACTGCGGCGTGCGCACCACCTGCTTCGGCTACGAGGGCGGCGAAATTTCCGCGCCGGAATCCAATATTCCCGAGCAGCTAGCAAACATCACATTCGGCCCGGGCCAGGGCGTGTTCATGGAAGAGCTGCTGGCCGGGCTTGGCGCGCGACACATCGACGTGCCGCTTTTCGCCGTGGAGGAGTCCAATCCCGAACAGCTTGTTGCCGTAGACAGGCGAACTTCTTAA
- a CDS encoding xanthine dehydrogenase family protein molybdopterin-binding subunit, with protein sequence MRTQHKNQANEGRFRLNRREFIKLTGAGLFVFFTVGKLPSAPDEAMAQELPTDFNAFLHIGEDGRVACYSGKIEMGQGIVTSLAMMLADELNVPLDNVDMVLGDTDVCPWDRGTFGSLTTRVFGPALLQAAAEARAALLTLASEELGVPEDRLEARDGTVFVQGDPSKSVTYAALTKGKRIERTASGPARLEDPSEYTIMNRPQLRMDAHAKVTGAAQYAGDMRLPGMLYACILREPAHGARLVSVDVSKAEAVEGVRVIRDGDMVAVLHPQWDVAAAALDLVQAEYERQDNVRLDDTSIFDHLVQAAPDGQTLASGGDLKAGKDAAQLHTETTFLDGYVAHAPIEPHTATVHVEGDRVTVWPSSQTPFPAQEQVAQVLGIPKENVRVISPFLGGGFGGKTRNLQVVEAARLSKLAGAPVQVAWSRSDEFFHDSFRPAAVVTINSGASKDGDITYWDFGVYFAGNRGAEHFYAIPHHKTTSYGSWRAASKAHPFAVGAWRAPANNTNTFARESQIEIMAAKAGVDPLEFRLRNLSDDRMRAVLKAAAEKFGWQEAPSPSGKGRGIACGIDADTFVATIAEVDVDQSTGRVTVKRVVCAQDMGLCVNPAGAVIQMEGCITMGLGYTLSEEVHFTGGAVEDRNFDTYELPRFSWLPKIETIILDKPDEPPHGGGEPAIITVGGAVANAIFDACGARVLQLPMTPARVKEALDRKA encoded by the coding sequence ATGAGAACACAGCACAAAAATCAAGCGAACGAGGGCCGATTCCGGCTGAACCGCCGCGAGTTCATCAAGCTCACCGGCGCCGGGCTCTTCGTGTTCTTCACCGTGGGCAAGCTACCCTCCGCGCCGGACGAGGCCATGGCGCAGGAGCTGCCCACCGACTTCAACGCCTTCCTGCACATCGGCGAGGACGGCCGGGTGGCCTGCTACTCAGGCAAGATCGAGATGGGGCAGGGCATCGTCACTTCGTTGGCCATGATGCTGGCCGACGAACTGAACGTGCCGCTGGACAACGTGGATATGGTGCTGGGCGACACGGACGTATGCCCCTGGGACCGCGGCACCTTCGGCAGCCTGACCACTCGGGTGTTCGGGCCGGCTCTGCTCCAGGCCGCGGCCGAGGCGCGCGCCGCGCTGCTGACTCTGGCATCGGAGGAGCTGGGCGTTCCGGAGGACAGGCTGGAGGCGCGGGACGGCACCGTGTTTGTGCAGGGCGATCCGAGCAAATCCGTGACCTACGCCGCGCTCACCAAGGGCAAGCGCATCGAGCGAACCGCGTCCGGGCCGGCGCGGTTGGAGGACCCCTCCGAGTACACCATAATGAATCGGCCGCAGCTGCGTATGGATGCGCACGCGAAGGTGACAGGCGCGGCCCAGTACGCCGGGGACATGCGGCTGCCGGGCATGCTGTACGCCTGCATCCTGCGCGAGCCGGCGCACGGGGCCCGGCTGGTGTCCGTGGATGTCTCGAAGGCCGAGGCTGTGGAGGGCGTGCGCGTCATCCGCGACGGCGACATGGTCGCGGTGTTGCATCCGCAATGGGACGTGGCCGCGGCGGCGCTCGACCTTGTGCAGGCCGAGTACGAGCGGCAGGACAATGTACGCCTGGACGACACGAGCATCTTCGACCACCTGGTGCAGGCAGCGCCCGACGGACAGACGCTGGCGTCCGGAGGCGACCTGAAGGCCGGAAAAGACGCCGCGCAGCTCCATACCGAGACGACCTTCCTGGACGGCTACGTGGCCCATGCGCCCATCGAGCCGCACACCGCGACGGTGCATGTGGAAGGGGACCGCGTTACGGTGTGGCCCTCGTCCCAGACGCCGTTTCCGGCCCAGGAGCAGGTTGCCCAGGTCCTGGGCATTCCCAAGGAGAACGTGCGGGTGATCTCGCCGTTTCTGGGCGGCGGCTTCGGCGGCAAGACCCGCAATCTGCAGGTGGTGGAGGCGGCGCGGCTGTCCAAGCTGGCCGGCGCGCCGGTGCAGGTGGCCTGGAGCCGTAGCGATGAGTTCTTCCACGACTCCTTCCGGCCGGCCGCGGTGGTGACGATCAACTCCGGCGCGAGCAAGGACGGCGACATCACATATTGGGACTTCGGCGTCTACTTTGCCGGCAACCGCGGGGCCGAGCATTTCTACGCCATCCCCCACCATAAGACCACCAGCTACGGCAGCTGGAGAGCCGCGTCCAAGGCGCATCCGTTCGCCGTAGGAGCGTGGCGCGCTCCGGCCAACAACACCAATACCTTTGCGCGGGAATCGCAGATTGAGATCATGGCCGCCAAAGCCGGGGTGGACCCGCTGGAGTTCCGGCTGCGCAACCTCTCGGACGACAGGATGCGCGCCGTGCTGAAAGCCGCGGCCGAGAAGTTCGGCTGGCAGGAGGCGCCGTCGCCCAGCGGCAAGGGGCGGGGGATTGCCTGCGGCATAGACGCCGACACCTTTGTGGCGACCATCGCCGAGGTGGATGTGGATCAGAGCACGGGCCGCGTGACCGTCAAACGCGTTGTCTGCGCGCAGGATATGGGCCTGTGCGTGAACCCTGCCGGCGCGGTTATCCAGATGGAAGGCTGCATCACCATGGGCCTGGGCTACACCCTGTCCGAGGAGGTCCATTTTACCGGCGGCGCTGTGGAGGACCGCAACTTCGATACCTACGAGCTGCCGCGATTCTCGTGGCTGCCGAAGATCGAAACCATCATTCTGGACAAGCCGGACGAGCCGCCGCACGGCGGGGGCGAGCCGGCGATCATCACCGTGGGCGGCGCCGTGGCCAACGCCATATTCGACGCCTGCGGCGCACGGGTGCTGCAGCTTCCCATGACGCCGGCGCGGGTGAAGGAGGCGCTGGATCGGAAAGCGTAG
- a CDS encoding multidrug effflux MFS transporter, whose protein sequence is MPNFLLLTLLAAFPALSTDMYLPAIPTLQEIWNISLPEANLSLVVYFGTFSLLLLVHGPLSDRYGRKPVLRWGILLFIVGCLLCASAGSITMLVLARMVQATGAAAASALSLALAKDLYEGQERQKILAYIGVIIPLCPMVAPMLGGFMLKYLSWRWIFICQGTLALAGLYGALRLKEPEFERTRGGILSVAQRYVVLLKNRSYISYTLAFCIMPAGFFSFVAASSNIYIVGFGMSAETYGLYFGFNALCMMIGSLLCSRLCVGHSTYAILLFSLVGLLAGGVGMLVTGGATPMLFLVPMGAISFFVGLSRPISMNIVLEQVEKDVGAASALVTFAFFLLGAIAMELISFDWWPSKAMFIGMLSVIGSALPFVAVVYLHRQQKREAR, encoded by the coding sequence ATGCCTAATTTTCTCTTGCTAACTTTGCTTGCTGCGTTTCCTGCTCTGTCTACCGACATGTATCTGCCTGCAATTCCTACGTTGCAGGAGATATGGAACATCTCGCTGCCAGAGGCCAACCTTTCGCTGGTGGTCTACTTCGGCACCTTCAGCCTGCTGCTCCTGGTGCATGGTCCGCTTTCCGACCGCTATGGCCGCAAGCCCGTGTTGCGCTGGGGCATTCTGCTGTTCATCGTCGGCTGCCTCTTGTGCGCCAGCGCCGGCTCCATCACCATGCTCGTGCTCGCGCGCATGGTCCAGGCCACCGGCGCCGCTGCGGCATCGGCCCTGTCACTGGCCCTGGCCAAGGATCTCTACGAGGGCCAGGAGCGCCAGAAGATTCTGGCCTACATCGGCGTCATCATACCGCTGTGCCCCATGGTTGCGCCCATGCTGGGCGGGTTCATGCTCAAGTACCTGTCCTGGCGGTGGATCTTTATCTGCCAGGGAACGCTCGCCCTGGCCGGGCTGTACGGCGCGCTACGGCTCAAGGAGCCGGAGTTCGAGCGCACGCGCGGCGGCATTCTCTCTGTGGCGCAGCGATATGTCGTGCTTCTGAAGAACCGCAGCTACATCTCGTACACGCTTGCCTTCTGCATCATGCCGGCGGGCTTCTTCTCCTTTGTCGCGGCGTCCTCGAACATCTATATTGTGGGCTTCGGTATGAGCGCGGAGACGTATGGCCTGTACTTCGGCTTCAACGCTCTGTGTATGATGATCGGGTCCTTGCTTTGCTCACGGCTGTGCGTTGGGCACTCCACGTACGCCATCCTGCTGTTCTCCCTGGTGGGGCTCCTGGCGGGCGGGGTCGGCATGCTCGTCACCGGCGGCGCCACCCCCATGCTGTTCCTGGTCCCCATGGGCGCGATCTCCTTTTTCGTGGGCCTCAGCCGGCCCATCAGCATGAACATCGTGTTGGAGCAGGTGGAGAAAGACGTGGGCGCAGCATCGGCTCTGGTGACCTTCGCCTTCTTCCTCCTCGGCGCCATCGCCATGGAGCTGATATCCTTTGACTGGTGGCCGTCCAAAGCCATGTTCATCGGCATGCTGTCCGTGATCGGCTCGGCCCTGCCCTTTGTAGCCGTGGTCTACCTGCACCGACAGCAGAAGCGCGAAGCACGTTAA